One Trichocoleus desertorum ATA4-8-CV12 DNA window includes the following coding sequences:
- a CDS encoding TOBE-like domain-containing protein codes for MGIVVENVSKQFGSFKAVDQVSLEVKTGSLVALLGPSGSGKSTLLRLIAGLESPDAGKIWLTGRDATHQSVQDRNIGFVFQHYALFKHLTVRKNIAFALEIRKVPPAKIKARVEELLELVQLRGLGDRYPSQLSGGQRQRVALARALAVEPQVLLLDEPFGALDAKVRKDLRAWLRRLHDEVHVTTVFVTHDQEEAMEVSDEIVVMNKGCVEQMGSPAEIYDHPASAFVMSFIGPVNVLPSSSRIFQDNGFDSAHPEVFLRPHDVMVETSPNGTTVPARISRLIHLGWEIQAELTLEDGQVVTAHLTRERFNELHLEPQQRVYVKPKEAKSFPLYYSI; via the coding sequence ATGGGCATTGTAGTCGAAAACGTATCTAAGCAGTTCGGCAGCTTTAAGGCCGTAGATCAAGTGAGCTTGGAAGTAAAAACTGGCTCTTTGGTGGCGCTGTTGGGGCCATCTGGGTCTGGGAAGTCCACGCTATTGCGTTTGATTGCGGGTCTAGAAAGTCCGGATGCAGGAAAAATTTGGCTGACTGGTAGAGACGCGACTCACCAAAGTGTCCAAGACCGAAATATCGGCTTTGTCTTTCAGCACTACGCCCTGTTCAAGCATTTGACGGTGCGTAAAAATATCGCTTTTGCTTTAGAGATTCGTAAAGTGCCACCTGCCAAGATTAAGGCGCGGGTTGAAGAGTTGCTAGAACTAGTGCAGCTCCGGGGGTTGGGCGATCGCTATCCTTCACAGCTCTCTGGGGGGCAGCGGCAACGGGTAGCATTAGCACGGGCCTTAGCAGTGGAGCCTCAAGTGTTGCTACTAGATGAGCCTTTCGGTGCTTTAGATGCCAAAGTGCGGAAGGATTTGCGAGCTTGGCTCAGGCGGCTACACGATGAAGTGCATGTGACGACAGTATTTGTCACCCATGACCAAGAAGAGGCGATGGAAGTCTCCGACGAAATTGTGGTCATGAATAAGGGGTGTGTCGAGCAGATGGGCAGTCCTGCCGAAATCTACGATCATCCGGCAAGTGCCTTTGTCATGAGCTTCATTGGTCCTGTAAACGTGTTGCCTAGCTCATCTCGAATTTTTCAAGACAATGGCTTTGACTCAGCGCATCCAGAAGTTTTCTTGCGGCCTCATGATGTCATGGTCGAAACTTCACCCAACGGGACGACGGTGCCAGCACGAATCAGCCGCTTGATTCATTTGGGTTGGGAAATCCAAGCAGAATTGACGCTAGAGGATGGGCAAGTGGTCACGGCTCATCTCACACGAGAGCGCTTTAATGAGCTGCACCTAGAACCGCAGCAGCGTGTGTACGTCAAACCCAAAGAAGCCAAGTCATTCCCGCTGTATTATTCCATCTAA